The genomic interval CTCGAGGCCGCCGTCGCCGGACCCAAGTTCCCCGATCTGCGCTTCGACAGCTCCTGCTTCAGCGGTGAGTACGTCACCGGTATCGAGCCGGGCTATTTCGAACGGCTGCGCCAGCTGCGCTCCGACGAGGCCAAGAACAAGCGCCGCGCGTGAGTGCGGCGGTGGCCGACGCGCTCGACCTGCTGGCCGCGGCGCGCCAGTGCCTGGACGCGCGTGATCCCGACACCAAGGTCGCGCTGACCCGGCACCATGCCGCGCAGCAACGCGCCGGGCGGTTGTTGCTGCCCGCCTCGCCACCGCCGCCCGAGCCGATCCGCATGCCCGGCCGGCCGCCGCGTCCGCGGCTGGTGCATCCGCGCGAGTTGCCGCGGCGTGGGCTGGGCAGCGATGAAGGACGCGCGGCGTTTCTCCACGCGATCGCGCACATCGAGCTCAACGCGATCGACCTGGCCTGGGATGCGGTCTACCGCTTCCGCGGCCTGCCGGATGCGTTCTACGCCGACTGGGTCGCGATCGCCGACGACGAAGCCCGGCATTTCGTGCTACTGCGCGACCGCTTGCGGGCGTTCGGGCGCGACTACGGCGATTTCGACGCGCACAACGGCCTGTGGGAGATGTGCGAGAAGACCGCGCACGACGGCCTGGCGCGCATGGCGTTGGTGCCGCGCGTGCTCGAAGCCCGCGGCCTCGACGTGACCCCAGGGATGATCGTCAAACTGCGCGCGCTGGGCGACGACGCGACCGCCGACATCCTCGAGATCATTCTGCGCGAGGAAATCCCGCACGTCGCGGCCGGCAGCCGGTGGTTCCGCTGGTACTGCGCGCGCGATGGCATCGACCCCGAGCCCAGGTTCCGCGCACTGTTGGCCGACTACGCGCGCACGGTCCTGCACGGTCCGTTCAACCTCGACGCCCGCGCCGCCGCCGGATTCAGCGCCGAGGAACTCGCGGCCTTGCAGGCGGTCGCGCAAGGCTAGGGCTAGGCCGCAGGTCTGCGCATCCAGTTAGGGCTCGCTGCGAGGGCAAGGACGCCGACTGCATGGCAATCATGAGCCGCCAAGCCCCGCGTCTGGTGCCGTAGCACGCAGGGTGGACTGTGACGTTCATCAAAGACGGCCTGTCCGCACAGGGCCAGTATCCCCCTGGGGCAGGACGTCCGTAGGCCGGAGTGCTACAACGCCGACGCCCCGTCCAGGTACCGCGCGTGCGTTCGACTGGAATGTCGAGCATGTGTTCCGGCGGACGTGCAAGCGGCATTCGCAAGTTGATGCAATCGACAAGGAGAGACGACATGCAGCACGACGAAATCGTTGGCGGCTGGCTGAGTGGGGCCGACACCGTAGATGGCTACGAGAACCCGGCGGGGGCATTGTATGTGGAGGGCATTGCCGCGACCGAAGCGGCGATGACCGACAAGAGTTTCTTGCTGCTGACGCAATGCAGTTCCTGTACGGCGTCGATCCCGGCGCACTGCTGTTGATAGGACGCGGAAGCGGGCTCGCCGAGTGCGGGTCCGCTTCCGCGGCGGAGCCGGTCGCGGTCCTCGTCTCGCCGGGATGATCCGGAACACGGCTCGGAAGTGGCGATGCGCGTCATGCAGATCGGGATGCAATGGCCATCGTGCTCGCAGGAGCGGAGACCGGCATGGATGACAGAGTGGCAGGTACAGAGTTCGATCGCGCGATCGACGTGATCATTTCGGATGCACGCCAGGATTTGGAGGCTCGACTGGCAGCCGTTTCGCAAAGGCTCGCACCGGAGGAACGCGGCGTCGTGTCCACCGCGGCGCATCGCGCGCTGTTGGCAAATGCGAGGCGCAAGCTCAACCGGGTGTTGTTGTTGGAACTGCACGCGGCGCAATTGGCCGGTCACCTGCAGCAGGATGGCGAGCGTGGGCGCTTTGATGAGTTCATCGAGCGCTCCAGCCAACCGGCGTTCGTCGCCCATCTCACATGGCGATATCCTGCGCTGCGCCCCCGGCTTGAGCGGGCATTGCGCCAGCAGGCATCGGCGCTGGCCTCAATGGTGCAGCGATTGGGCAACGATCGCACCCAATTGCGCGCCCTCATCGGGGGTCAGGAGGGCATGCTGCGCGCTCTTCACCTGGGGCAGGGGGACGTGCATAACGGTGGGCAGGCGGTCGCGCACCTGGAGTTCGAGGGCGGCAGCGTGATGTACAAGCCGCGCTCAGTGGCGATCGACATGGCGCTGGAGCGCTTTCTCGAACGGGTGCTCGGGGACGACCCGCTGCGTATCCGTGTGCCGGCGGCGCTTCTGGGGGCAGGTTATGGGTGGTCGGCATTCGCCACGCACCACTACTGCAAGGACGACGAAGAGCTGGCCGCCTTTTATCGCAACATCGGCCATTGGCTGGCCGTGATGCGTCTTTTGGGCGGCACCGACCTGCACCACGAGAACATCATCGCGGTTGGGCCGGTGCCGGTGGCGGTGGACGTCGAAAGCCTGTTCGCACCCGAGGTTGACGTGCCGTCGACGGGACTGGGCGCGGCGATGGATGCGGCGAGCCGACTGATCACCACTTCGGTATTGCGTACCGGCTTGGTGCCGTTTCGCGCACCGATGCTCGGCCTGCACGGGGTGGACATTTCGGCGGCAGGCGCGCTTCCCGACGAGCAGCCGAAGATTCGGGTCCCGCTGATCATCGACGCCGGTACGACCTCGGCCCGCATGCAGGTTGCGGATGTCGAACTGCCACCTGCACGCAATCATCCTTGTGCCCGCCCGGACATCTCCCAGTACTGGAATCATGTCGTCGATGGATTTTCCGAGCTGACCGCACGCTTTCAGGCCCTCGACCGCACTAAGGAGCTGCGCCCCTTGCTCGCGCCCTTCTTCGGTTGCGAGGCCAGGCGGATCCGGCGTCCGACGCAGGCGTACTCCGAAGTGATGCGCATGCTCTGGCATCCCGCATCGCTACACAACGAACCTCCGGCGCTCGAGCGCGCTCGGGATATTCTGCAACGCAATGCCGCCGTATTGCCGGTCGCGCCACGCGACTCGGACACGATCGCCGGCGAAGTCGAAGACATGCGCTACGGCGACATCCCCGTCTTTTCCGAAATGCTGTCTGCTGTCGACATCGACGCGGCCTTGGATAGCTGGCGCGGCATGCGTCTCGAGATGGAAGAACTGACGATCCGGGGTGCGCTGGTGACGGCCTACCTTAATGGCAAGCTCGCCAATCGCGAAAGTGCGCCGCGCGATGTCGTGGCTCGCCGCCCGCATGCCGACGGACTGGATCGCCGGCGCCGCGTGCTCGCGAGGGAGACGGTTGAGAAGTTACTGCGGCTGTCGGTGTCCGGCGAGGACGGGACGTCGGCGTGGATCAGTCCCGTGCTCGGCGCGGAGGGCTGGACGATGCGCACGCTCCAGTCCGATCTCTACATCGGGTTAGGAGGAATCGCTGTCGCGCTGGCTGGTTACCGGCATGAAGTCAGGTTGGGACGCGCTGATCCTGTGGACGGCCTGGACAGCGCCATCGCGGGCGCAATCCGGGTCGCGGAGACGCTCGAACAGCAAGAGCCGATCGATGCGGTCGGCGGGTTCATCGGCCTGGGGTCGCAGGTGCTGACTTGGACGACCCTGTACCACCTGGATAGCGATCCCGCGATGCTCGAGCGTGCGCGCCGAAGCGCGACCACACTGGCCCGACGAGGGTTCCGCCCAGACGACAATCTGGATCTGCTCGAAGGCGTCAGCGGCGCGATCGTACCGTTGCTGCAACTGGCCCAGTTGGACGAAGACGATGCGTGGCTGGAAGTGGCCGCCGAGGCTGGGCGCCACCTGGAGGCGGCCGCGATCGTCGATGCCCAGGGGGCGCGCTGGCCGAGTGCCATCTTCGATCGGCCGCTGGGAGGCTTCGCGCACGGCGCCACGGGGAGCGGATGGGCGCTCGCGAGGCTCGCATCGAGCACCGCGGGGACGCAGCATGAGCGTGATCGATGGGCAGCGCTGGCCGAGCAGGCTTTCGTTTTTGAAGATGGTCTCTACGACCATTCAGCGGGGGATTGGATCGACGTCCGCAAGCCGGAGTCCAAGGACTTTCCCGACACGTGGTGCCACGGCAGCGTCGGCATCGGACTCGCTGCTTGCGATCTCTATGCGCGCACCGGCGGAGTGCGTCACCTCGACACGTTGCGGCGGGCGGTCCGTGCGGCTGAGCGACGCGGCTGGGGCATCAGCCACACGCTTTGCCATGGCGATCTGAGCCTGTGGGAGCTGCTCGAGCGCGCTTCAGCGCTGGATCCGGGCTTGCGACGCGATGACGGATTGCCGGCCGGCGCCCGTATCGTCTCGGCGATGGAGGAGTGCAGTGGGGCAGTCGGCGGGCTGGCGCGCGATACCTACACGCCGGGGCTGATGAGCGGCGTGTCGGGATCGCTGCACTTCCTCAATCGCTTGCATCCCGACTGTCGGTTGCCTTCGCCCCTGCTGTTGGAGTGCGGGCTCGACACACCGACGCTGGCGTCGTGCGCCGCGCCCGATCGCGTGGACGTGGCAGCGGAGACGGAGGTCACTCCCGGCTAGGCGGTGCTCCGGGGCGCGGGCGTGACGTGCCGCCACGTCCCGCAGATGGGTGGAGTTGTGGATGTCGGCCGTCTACAGCGCCGAAAGGTCGAAGCGGCCGTCGGCGCTCGCGCGCAGTACCGAGCCCTGTTCGAACCAGTCGCCGAGCACAATGCGGCGGCAGGCGCGGCCGGCCACCTGCAGCTCGTGGATCGCGGGGCGGTGGGTGTGGCCGTGGATCATCGTATCGATGCCGTAGCGGACGAACCATTCGGCGACCGTGGTCGGCGCGACATCGGTCACGGTCTCCATCGTCCCGGCCTCGCGCAGCGTGGCTGCGCGCGCCTGGCTGGCATTGCGCGCCTGCTGCGCGAACGCCAGCCGCGCGGCCAGCGGCTGGGCGAGCATCTGCGCCTGCCAACGCGGGTCGCGGGTCTGTGCGCGGATCGCCTGGTATTGGACATCGTCGGTGCACAGCAGATCACCGTGGGTCAGCAGCACCGGGCGGCCGTAGAGCAGGATCACCGCCGGGTCGGGCAGGATCCGCAGGCCCGCGCGCCGCGCCCAGGCGTCGCCAACGAGGAAGTCGCGGTTGCCATGCATGAAGGCCACCGGCACACCCGCGTCCGACAGCGCGCGCAGGCGGTCTGCGACCAGCGCGCCGGCCTCGGATGGGTCGTCGTCGCCGACCCACGATTCGAACAGATCACCGAGCACGTACAGGGCCTGCGCCTGTCGCGCCTCGCCATCGAGGAAGGCCACGAACAGCTCGGTGATCGCCGGTCGCGCCGGGTCAAGGTGCAGATCGGACAGGAAGTAGGTCGTCATCGCGCCATTGTAGAAGCCCGCCCGCCCCCCGGCGCGTCCCGGCGGCGGGGGCGGCACGAGTAGAATGCGAGGTTTCCCGTTTCGAGCGTTCCGCATGAGCTGCCGTACCCGCTTCGCGCCCAGTCCCACCGGCTACCTGCACATTGGCGGCGCACGCACCGCGCTGTACTGCTGGCTGGAAGCGCGCCGCCGCGGCGGACAGTTCGTGCTTCGCATCGAGGACACCGATCGCGAACGCAGCACGCAGGCCGCGATCGACGCGATTCTGGAGGCGATGGACTGGCTCGGCCTGGACTACGACGAAGGCCCGATCTACCAGACCCAGCGCCTCGACCGCTATCGCGAGGTCGCAGAGCAACTCGTCGCCGACGGCAAGGCCTACTACGCCTACGAGTCGAAGGACGAGCTCGATGCCATGCGCGAGGCGGCGATGGCCCGCGGCGACAAGCCGCGCTACGACGGCGCCTATCGCGAGCGCGGCGAACCGCGCCGCGAGGACCCGAACCGGGTGATCCGCCTGAAGAATCCGCTCGAAGGCACGGTCGTGTGGGACGACAAGGTCAAGGGCCGGATCGAGATCGCCAACAGCGAGCTGGACGATCTGGTGCTGTTCCGCCCGGACGGCTACGCGACCTACAACTTCGCCGTCGTCGTCGACGATCTCGATATGGGCATCACCGATGTCGTGCGCGGCGACGACCACGTCAACAACACCCCGCGGCAGATCAACATCTACCGCGCACTCGGCGCGCAGCCGCCGGCGTTCTCGCACCTGCCGATGATCCTCGACGAGCACGGCGCCAAGCTGTCCAAGCGCACCGGCGCGGCCGATGTCATGCAGTACCGCGATGCCGGCTACCTGCCGCACGCGCTGCTCAACTACCTGGTGCGGCTGGGCTGGTCGCACGGCGACCAGGAGATCTTCTCGATCGACGAGATGCGCGCGCTGTTCGACCTCAAGGACGTCAACGCCAAGGCCTCGCGCCTGGATCCGGCCAAGCTCGGTTGGCTCAATCAGCAGTATCTGAAGTCCGACGATCCAGCCGCGGTCGCCGCGCATCTGGTCTGGCACCTGCGCCGCGACGGCTACGACCTGTCGACGGGCCCAGCGCCGGCCGATGTGGTGGTCGCGCTGCGCGATCGGGTGCAAACGCTCAAGGACATGTCCGAGCGCGCGGCGGTCTGGTACCGCCCATTGACCGAGTACGACGACAAGGCCGTGGCCAAGCATCTCAAGGCCGATGCGCGCGCGCCGTTGGCCGATGCGCGTACGCGCCTGGCGGCGCTGCCGGACTGGACGGCAGAAGCGATCGGCGCGGCCTTGCACGAGACCGCCGAGGTGCTCGGCTTAGGGATGGGCAAGGTCGCCCAACCGATGCGGGTGGCGATCACCGGTACCCAGGTCAGCCCCGACATCGGGCACACGGTGTACCTGGCCGGCCGCAATGAGGCGCTGCGGAGGATCGAGGCCGCGATCGCGATGACGCCCGACGCCTGAGGTGTCCAGGCGTTCGTCACGAAGCTGCACGCGCTGCGAATCGCCTGCGGATGCGCGATGTGGACGGCGCGATGAAGGCGGCTGGGCCCGCTTGAGTCCGCGTCCCGACGCCTCCATCATCTAACGATGGGACAGATCAACGCCTGCACCGATCCGCATCATCACGTCGACGACGCTGCCGGTTTCGTCCGGGCGGTCGAACGCGCCTGCAGTGAACGCGGGCTGCGGCTGACCCCGATCCGCGGCCACGTGCTGGCCTTGATCGCC from Luteimonas sp. S4-F44 carries:
- a CDS encoding ferritin-like domain-containing protein — protein: MSAAVADALDLLAAARQCLDARDPDTKVALTRHHAAQQRAGRLLLPASPPPPEPIRMPGRPPRPRLVHPRELPRRGLGSDEGRAAFLHAIAHIELNAIDLAWDAVYRFRGLPDAFYADWVAIADDEARHFVLLRDRLRAFGRDYGDFDAHNGLWEMCEKTAHDGLARMALVPRVLEARGLDVTPGMIVKLRALGDDATADILEIILREEIPHVAAGSRWFRWYCARDGIDPEPRFRALLADYARTVLHGPFNLDARAAAGFSAEELAALQAVAQG
- a CDS encoding DUF6229 family protein, whose protein sequence is MQHDEIVGGWLSGADTVDGYENPAGALYVEGIAATEAAMTDKSFLLLTQCSSCTASIPAHCC
- a CDS encoding type 2 lanthipeptide synthetase LanM family protein, which produces MAIVLAGAETGMDDRVAGTEFDRAIDVIISDARQDLEARLAAVSQRLAPEERGVVSTAAHRALLANARRKLNRVLLLELHAAQLAGHLQQDGERGRFDEFIERSSQPAFVAHLTWRYPALRPRLERALRQQASALASMVQRLGNDRTQLRALIGGQEGMLRALHLGQGDVHNGGQAVAHLEFEGGSVMYKPRSVAIDMALERFLERVLGDDPLRIRVPAALLGAGYGWSAFATHHYCKDDEELAAFYRNIGHWLAVMRLLGGTDLHHENIIAVGPVPVAVDVESLFAPEVDVPSTGLGAAMDAASRLITTSVLRTGLVPFRAPMLGLHGVDISAAGALPDEQPKIRVPLIIDAGTTSARMQVADVELPPARNHPCARPDISQYWNHVVDGFSELTARFQALDRTKELRPLLAPFFGCEARRIRRPTQAYSEVMRMLWHPASLHNEPPALERARDILQRNAAVLPVAPRDSDTIAGEVEDMRYGDIPVFSEMLSAVDIDAALDSWRGMRLEMEELTIRGALVTAYLNGKLANRESAPRDVVARRPHADGLDRRRRVLARETVEKLLRLSVSGEDGTSAWISPVLGAEGWTMRTLQSDLYIGLGGIAVALAGYRHEVRLGRADPVDGLDSAIAGAIRVAETLEQQEPIDAVGGFIGLGSQVLTWTTLYHLDSDPAMLERARRSATTLARRGFRPDDNLDLLEGVSGAIVPLLQLAQLDEDDAWLEVAAEAGRHLEAAAIVDAQGARWPSAIFDRPLGGFAHGATGSGWALARLASSTAGTQHERDRWAALAEQAFVFEDGLYDHSAGDWIDVRKPESKDFPDTWCHGSVGIGLAACDLYARTGGVRHLDTLRRAVRAAERRGWGISHTLCHGDLSLWELLERASALDPGLRRDDGLPAGARIVSAMEECSGAVGGLARDTYTPGLMSGVSGSLHFLNRLHPDCRLPSPLLLECGLDTPTLASCAAPDRVDVAAETEVTPG
- the lpxH gene encoding UDP-2,3-diacylglucosamine diphosphatase → MTTYFLSDLHLDPARPAITELFVAFLDGEARQAQALYVLGDLFESWVGDDDPSEAGALVADRLRALSDAGVPVAFMHGNRDFLVGDAWARRAGLRILPDPAVILLYGRPVLLTHGDLLCTDDVQYQAIRAQTRDPRWQAQMLAQPLAARLAFAQQARNASQARAATLREAGTMETVTDVAPTTVAEWFVRYGIDTMIHGHTHRPAIHELQVAGRACRRIVLGDWFEQGSVLRASADGRFDLSAL
- the gltX gene encoding glutamate--tRNA ligase, with the translated sequence MSCRTRFAPSPTGYLHIGGARTALYCWLEARRRGGQFVLRIEDTDRERSTQAAIDAILEAMDWLGLDYDEGPIYQTQRLDRYREVAEQLVADGKAYYAYESKDELDAMREAAMARGDKPRYDGAYRERGEPRREDPNRVIRLKNPLEGTVVWDDKVKGRIEIANSELDDLVLFRPDGYATYNFAVVVDDLDMGITDVVRGDDHVNNTPRQINIYRALGAQPPAFSHLPMILDEHGAKLSKRTGAADVMQYRDAGYLPHALLNYLVRLGWSHGDQEIFSIDEMRALFDLKDVNAKASRLDPAKLGWLNQQYLKSDDPAAVAAHLVWHLRRDGYDLSTGPAPADVVVALRDRVQTLKDMSERAAVWYRPLTEYDDKAVAKHLKADARAPLADARTRLAALPDWTAEAIGAALHETAEVLGLGMGKVAQPMRVAITGTQVSPDIGHTVYLAGRNEALRRIEAAIAMTPDA